In Silene latifolia isolate original U9 population chromosome X, ASM4854445v1, whole genome shotgun sequence, the following proteins share a genomic window:
- the LOC141620072 gene encoding uncharacterized protein LOC141620072 has product MGFGGLLELKLSSLPHTMFREIIYAFKSGKYFEISETEKFELTADDVHDVFGLLNSGPKLDLVITRFPGSADADGEALKGAWREKYGIANNKSGIPLNKVQETLLESLVADDEFKKTFVLFVMSCFVAPVSGYVVDLRLLSAVEDVSRIKEFNWCQFVFSDLVTSVRETLNGRKNIRCCVVLLAITYFHRYFFSGDQF; this is encoded by the exons ATGGGATTCGGGGGTTTACTTGAGTTGAAGCTTTCTTCCCTCCCCCATACCATGTTCCGGGAGATTATATATGCTTTTAAGAGTGGGAAGTATTTTGAAATATCTGAAACGGAGAAGTTCGAGTTGACTGCAGATGATGtgcacgatgtgtttggtttacTAAATTCTGGTCCAAAATTGGATTTGGTTATTACTAGGTTTCCTGGTTCTGCAGACGCTGATGGAGAAGCTTTGAAGGGTGCTTGGCGTGAGAAGTATGGTATCGCCAATAACAAAAGTGGGATACCACTTAACAAAGTTCAGGAGACCCTGCTAGAGTCTTTGGTTGCGGATgatgagtttaagaagacttTTGTTCTGTTTGTTATGTCGTGTTTCGTTGCTCCTGTGTCGGGTTATGTGGTTGATCTTAGACTTCTAAGCGCTGTGGAAGATGTTTCTAGGATCAAGGAATTTAATTGGTGTCAGTTTGTCTTCTCAGACTTAGTGACTTCTGTGCGTGAAACCCTTAACGGGAGGAAAAATATTCGTTGTTGTGTAGTGCTATTGGCTATCACCTATTTTCACCGTTATTTCTTTAGCGGTGATCAG ttttaa